The genomic window GACATTTGTAATAGATCCGATCTACTTACCTCTTTGATCTATGTTATAATTATGAACGATTTGTTATGCGCGTGCGCACAGAACGTGATCGGAGAAATGTGCCTGAGAAATACTGTTACAATAATATTCACCAAActtatttaacaaattgaaaacggtgatgtattttattatattttagaattctagagaaattaaaaatatttaatatacgtacttactataaaaaaagataataaaatttaacaggctcaataaagaaattctaaaatttatttgaatctgatataggttttttattctattttgtaCATTGTTAACTATCAAGAAGAGGTCAATATCGCATAATCATATCCCGCCttaggttattttttaataaacgacGACAAATGTAATTCTTTTATTGGACAGCTATTTAGACTTAGAAAATTACGTCCTTATTCATTAACGTGCACTTAAGTCTCAAATAGCATTTTTATCGTTTACATTCTCGTGTCGAGTTGCTATTCAAGATTTATAAGTAAGATCGTTAATCTGTTCAGGTTGTTACTTTTCtacatttattgaatttagtCACTATCTCAGGACTTAccgtaaaataaacaaatcattAACAGTATttcgtaaatataatttaaaacaactactACACATTCGTGTGATGCCTCCTCACGAGATTCGAAGTGGGCATCCAGATGAATGGTCGTTGCTCCAATTCAAACAACTCAAAATATCAACAAATAGAAAACAAGTTTCAGACGTCTGCAGTTATTTGGAGATAATTGCTTATGgcgaaacaataaaattaagatcAGAACGCCAAGAGGCGCCCATTCTCTTTCTGCTTGCGATTTATTTGTGGCATTCCCTAATTTATATTGCATGCTTCGATTTATTGGGCCTTTTACATTcgatttaatgtaaaaaaagcgACGTAGTCTCTTGTCGCTGGAAAGAActatgaaatgtatttttttaaataatagaatttggtgttaatatttttttgcaatgGTCGAAAACGTTATCTATAGTAATCAGCATATATAAAAAGAGATTCATTCAACAATGGTAATATAATGCCTCAGTCCTGTtacaagtaataattatactaatgAATAGTTGTCATTTGGACAGTGTAAGTTATTCAAACAACTTTCTTTAGCTGTCATAAAAGagattttaaagtaattaacgTGACAAGTAACTGTTGTGTGAAACCTCCATTATGCCGGTGACACTTAAGTTTTCACCGGCGCATATCGTGCGAAAATCTTGTAATCATTGGTTACTCATTATTCATTCATTATTCAAACAGGGACGGAATTATACAGGCAATTAAAGATTTGCATCTTACGAGAAGACATAcactatttataaatgaaacacttATACCAATTCCATAGCAACTCACTCCTGAGGATGTGCGTTTGAACTTTTAATCACGTGTGCCCTAATGGACCTACCTGGGTAATTAATACTAGGCGTCGACAGAAATTGAATAacttactataaataaaaattagattttGAAAGCTGAGGCTTGGCAAagtcttgttttttttaaatataaatatataaaaaccaacACCAATACATttctaaaatttgtatttcagtatattataataaaaaaatctaaattatatataataatgtacatTAAGCTAGCTAAAGTAACTCTCGCTACTTTAAAAACTTGCGTCAGGCCATTCTCGAATGAGTGAAGCATAATGGTGAATGAAGGTTTATGCAATATCCTGATCTATTAGCTATCTATTGTtcttatatacttatataatacaaGATACCAATGGGTGCAAATAAGTCGTGCAGTGAAAACACAGCCATAATTCACACAGCAAATTAAGCTTTTTTTGTACTTTCCAACCGGTACGACTATGGCAAATGATAAATGACTACTTCGGACTATCCCATAGGTTGAAATCATTTCTTCGTTATTTGAATTGCGTAAGAAATTATTAGGTAATACTATAGCTTCAAGAAATCAGTAGCGAAGCCtttgaagaaaattataattctttACAATACATTGACTTGTGCGAGCAAAATACGTAAACTTTTTACGGTAAGTGACTCGTGTTTTTATCTCGTTTCCGTTCACACGAGCGCCAGGCCGCAGCTGTGAGGGGTCGGCACTGTTACCATACACCTGTCTTCCTTTTCCCTTGACCTTTATAGGCtttagttttaagttatcGTTATTAGTATTAAGGGCACAAATGACTATagtaacaaatacaaaatatcacCATGTATATAGCCACAAGATAACTTTTCAAAAGtgctaatacatatataaattctttAGCAAAAAACGCGTATGTTAGGAAATTCACGTTCagttaattaaaagaaatttaattgtctgACGTACTTATAATGGTGTAAATCAATGTGTGTACAACATGCTGTGATTTTGACAAGACGAGGTCACACTCGTAATTaggtttttacatttaattaaaaaaaaatctttttgtcTTTATAGCCGACCACTTCTTACTGTACCCgtatcatttataaatttcatttaattaactgaaatCGGCCTTAAATGCCCGTTTTTTTTTGCAagagttaatataataataacgcCGTCGACAATCACGATCATTCTAATCCCCAGACATAAATATCGAACAGCTGTTTATAACCATGAATTACGTCAAGGGCAAAACgaaatatagtatttttcaCGGATTGCGGAATTGATTGTAGTAGAAAAAATTGAATGCACCAGCGACATGAAGTCATTTCAAACATGGTAAATGTTAtgaactaaaactaaaatatagctgcgttaataaataaaataaaagctagGATGTCCTCGCAAGGAGCTGTTTTTTTTCAGGGTGTAAGTAAAAGAGAATATTCCTTGTAAATCATACATTTTCACAATAAGACGGAAACAAATCACTATTAATTATCTACAATCGACGATTTGACGGTCACAATAATCCAGCTATTTCGACGTGGAATGCTTTGTGACGGACGCcagaaacatttctttttcgCTCGCATTAAAgagcttatttaaaaaactgtcgCATTTACATCAAACATAAGAAACATCGGTGAACACAATGATATTTTTCAATCGAATACTAGAATACAAATGCAAACTTaatgattttgaaataatacttaatataaattttaacatttcaatCGAGATCATCATATTTTGCGGTTCTCGAGTGACGAATACTGATAATCGTAAGCTTCCTAACTCAGATCTAACTTTAGTCGCACAATATTTCACAAAGATATGTACCATTTatcttcatatatatataaagtttcCGATGATTGAAGATATTAGCAATAAACGGTAATTAAGTTAGCGATAGTcgaacattaattaaaataccattCGATATGCATTCGAAACAAAAGGCACGATCGCCCCGAGCGTCGTTACGTGACTCGGTTATTGTCGAAATGTGGCACTCGCTCACCGTGCGCACGATTACGTCTTTGGGCCCATTTTTCAATTAATCAAAACGTTTACTTTGCATTAATTTTTGGACAGTATCGATTTATCGAGGTCACATAAATCGACACCAAACAAAAATACGCTAATatgttaaaaagaaaaatcgtGGGCCACTTCTAAAACTCTGTAAACCTCGGCGGCCGAACGATACACTCAATTATTCACAAGATACCTTTCTATTAACGGCTATTCGTAAGATACATGCGTAGAGTCTCTTCGACTAAAATTGTGATGAcatttaaactattatatacAGTGTGTTTGACTACGGCTATTCTCTTAACGTCACGGTGTCAGAAGACTCTAGAGATGCGTCGCGTTGACTAGTGGGGGGGTGACGAGTGGGGCACGGAGCGACGTCGATGCGCTCGAGGTCCCGCCTCGTCGGGGGATCCGTCAACCCAGCGACAGATTCCTGACGGTGGTCGCGTCGCAGCTCCGCCTGTTCGCCTCCCTCTCCCCCCCGGAGACGCCGGGCTCGACGAGCGAGGAGCGCCTCTCGGCGTTGGGGTCCCGCGTCCGGCGGACGACGTCCGGGCTGCGGGGCTCGGAGACGCGCCTCTCGCCGGGCCCCCGCGGGCCGGGGTGGGGCCGCCGGCGGACGGGCGGCGTCGGCTCGGAGCTCGAGTTCGGGAGGTACGTTTGGAAGGAGGGTCGGCTCTGAGCGGCCTCCACGATCGAACCTACGGGAGACGAGGCCGAGCATTAGATCGGGTCGAAGCCGGGACTCCACCGCGACGCGCCCTCTAGTCTACGTCCGATCGGACGACGACGGATCTACTTCCGAACTGAGAGCCGAGAACTACGTATTCACCTCCTCCTCGAAGCGTCGGCTCAATGACCTACAACGAGAGACGGCGATCAGACGGGTCCACGAGGAACGTCAACCGGAAGCGGACGGAGAACGCGAGAACTAGGAGCGAGCCTCACCGAGAGTGCGGACGAGCCAGGGCGCCACGGCCTGCTTCTGGTTCATCGCCGACTGCATCTCGTTGAGGGCGGAGTTCAGCCGGTGACTGAGTTCCTGCAACGATCGGGAAGCGGTTCGAGTAAACTCAAAAGGAGAGTAGGAGAAGTTCCACTTCGCGGGAACTGAAACTCGAATCGAGACATCGCATTCGAGGGAGGACCGACCTGATTGCTGCACTGCGCCTGCACGTGCGCCAGTTTGACCTGCGCCAGCTCCAGCTCCAGCTCCCGCACCCGCTGCTTCAGACGAGCTTCCGCCTCGCTCCAGGTCTTCTCCTCGCTCTCGCCCGCCCGGCGCTCCTCCTCGTCCCACTGAGCCAGCTTCAGGCCGCAGCCCACGCAGCTCTTGGTGCAGTCCTGTAGCGAAATAGATGCCGTAGAGAGGGAACCGAGCGAAGAGGGGCAGACTCCGGGCGCATCGGAGAGCGAAATACCTGCAGACGATGCAGCTGCCTGTCGAGCCTGCCGCAGATCTCTCGGTAGTCCCGGGCCACGGCCGAGTGGTGGCCCGACTCCTTCCGGGCTTCTTCCAACTTATTGCGACTCTGAAATTGTTCTCCCGAGCGGTTATAAAAGAGAAaagctaataaaaaactagcaGCTAACGTGCGTCGGCCTCCGATACCTGCGCGAGTTGTTTCTCCAGAGTGTCTTTGTCCTGCTGCAGTTGCGCATTGATCACTTTCAGTCGCTCCAACTCCGCGTTGATCTTCTCCTCTTCGGCCGATTCTGaataaaatacgtatttttataCTGAAGTTTGGTTTTAAAGACCCCGAACGAACACCGTGTCATAAATAAGGAATACCTTTGATGAACTTCTCGTACTCCAGCTGGTACTTGGGCAGCCTCTTGACCTTGATGCCGCAAGCCAGCTTCACGATCTGCCGAGAGGACTCTTCCGCCCGACACTTCTTCGGCAGAGTGACCCTGGAGGTGGGGCGCAGAGATTGTTCTCATTCGTCGAAATTGATGTCGATTAagagattaataaaatttaataatttcaaataccTAAAGTACTTGAGCACCCCCTCGAAGTCGTGCTGCATTAGATCCTTCTTGCAGCGGGTGAGCAGAGCTAGGGACACCTGGAACAGCGTGTCCACGCCCTGCAGCAGGAACACGTCCAGGATGTGGTACACCTGGGGGGAGAACACGGATCGTGATCGTCGGTGAGGCGCTTCGGGGGCGTCCGCGACGGGCGGCCACGGATGGGACTCACCAGAGGTAGAGGAAACCTGGCCGTGAACACCGTGAGGAACCACTGGGAGGCGAACATGTGAGGCTCCACTCCCAGCTCTCGGAAGTGGGCGCGAAGGTCGGACAGTTGCTCCTGAAATCAGAGCCCATGAACGATTTTCATTCCACTCTAAATCACAATTGCGTGATGAAATAACTCACCTCCATTAACCTATCGAGCTGATGCAGCCTCATGTACAGGGCTTCGAAGCCGTCTTTGTACAGCTCCCGCAGGCCGTACCCGTACATGAGACGAACCAACAGGCAAAAGGCCTGCTCCTCCGGCATCTAAACGAGTACAATTATGAGAACGTATAATCTAAGTTAATCGAGGAGTCCAGAAAGAAGCAGTGAACACTCACGTGCAGCAGCAACGTCGCGGCCAGAAAGCTCAGCCCCTGGCAGTAGCCCACCTCGTGGTCGTAGACCGCGTAGGCCCTGGCCATCCTCAGCAGCGAGTCTTGGCCCAGGCCGCCCGCCTCGCGGAAGAAGTCGTGCGCGGGGAAGGTTCGCGCTATGTCCCGCTGGATCACCGCTTCGAACGGACAATCCTGTCGAGAATCACTTCGCGATTGAGGAATCCGTATATCTACCGCGTCCGCGACGAGAGCCGAAGAGACGCACCTTGCTGATGAGCGTCCTGTAGGTCTCCATCAGCTTGTGGTTCTGGTCCACGTCCGCCAGACGCAGCCACACCTCTCCCCGAAGCGCCTCGGGCACGCCCGCCCGCACCAAGGGTCCCAGGGCTCGAGGCCGGGGCCCCGCCCAGCTGTAACGCATCACGCTCGACTCACAACCTTCGAGAATCCGCCGGGAGgcctaatttaatttaattcgcGCGTACCTTCTCAAAACTTGCGCCCAATTCTCCAGAACGTCCTCTCCGCAGTCCTTCGACACTTCGCCGGTTCCGCTCAGCAAGGGTTCGTCGCCGTCTGTGAGGAGGAGGAGTGAGTCAATGGAGACGATGAAGCATCACAGATTGCCATGTGCtcttcaattaaaatttactttttcgCTAACAGTTAGAAAATACTTGAATTTGTACCATCCGGTCTCTTTGAAGGACATATCTCACTAAACAATAACTTTTAGCATTCGCCTGGGCCCATAACCTGTCGAAACAAGAACGAGGTGCCACACAATGTCAAGAAAGAAGTTATTTTCGACCTGAGTCGGCCTCCGACGGCGAAGGCGGCGCGGGCGCAGCGGAGAGCGGCGACGGGAGGAGACTGGACAGGGAGAGGGGCAGGTTCAGCCTGGATCTGTCCAGCTCCCCGGAGGTGTCCACGCTGGCCACCTCGTACTGCAGCTGACCCAGGGAGTCCGCCGACTGCGGGTTTAAATACATGGCGTGAGCGGgagttaaaaataacaaagactAAACGAATTAAAGATCACCGCGCGGTACCTCTCTCAGGTTGATGTAGAACTGCTGCACCAAGGGCCTTTTGGAGTAATACCAGAACCTCTCGGAGGGCGGGTACACCTTCACCGGAGTCTCTATGACCAATCTGCGAACACGACGATAGACACGTTTACGGCTCTCGCGAGGGGAAGCGGGGTGAGGGTCGGGCGGAAGACCTACCGAAGCGGATCCCTGATGCCGCGGATGACGAGGTCCAGCGCCATCGACATGAAGGCGGGAGCGCCGTCCCCGCCGGCGACGTTGAAGGCCGCGAGGGCCGACTCCCCGGCGTTCCACAGCGCGCACACCGAGCACCCCGAGCCGCCCGACGCGCCGCTCACCTGCCGTTTTACACATTGGGATGAGTCAAACCGGCGAGACCGTCGAGGTCGAGTCGAACTCCACCTTTACCATTTCGAGAAGCTGCATGTCCGAATGTTTGACGCTCCGTCCCGGCGCCAGAAGTATGCCGAAGCATCTCTCGATGAAGAGGCCTCCGGTGTACGACGGCTGCAAGGTTTTCATTTCACATGAAGCCGTAACTCTCGAACGAGAAATGAATAAGTAAAACAACGAAGCGGTTACCGTCATGTCGTCGGAGTCCGTCGGCACGTTGTTCGTGACCTGCTTGACGTTGATGGTGACCTGCTTGTCGATGCCTCCTCGCAGCTTGTACCCGAGGCGCTCCTTCGGGACGTGGCTGAACGAGCCCTGCAACACGGCGACGCGACGCGGATCATAATAAGTCTCTCGATTCGCTTCGTTTTTCTTCACCGAGCGACGTACCTTGGCATCGGTCTCCTTGATGTCCACGGAGCACTCGAGCACGTGCATGAGCTGCATGGGCGGAGCGGCCGGGCCCGAGCCCTCGGTCAGGGATCCGGTCATGGAAGGAGCGGCGCTCGAATCGCCGATCAGAGAAGACGCCATGGAGCGCGGTATCCTCTCGAAGGCTTTGGCGAAACAACCTAAACAGGGAGAGACGTCATCTTACGTCCTACTACATCTCTAGAACTCTTTGTGATTTCCTTCTC from Pieris napi chromosome 3, ilPieNapi1.2, whole genome shotgun sequence includes these protein-coding regions:
- the LOC125063295 gene encoding rab GTPase-activating protein 1-like isoform X4; its protein translation is MHKPCQSHKGKKKKKINAMSCGVRGRISFLKVQIVMEFSSHTNEVLDPVEIDFFSDRSRTPSPTPVLTSNVCCDLEDILSDAISESLQGSLRVSCSQLINQELTIRPEANIESNVPEGLDLYTVIYEVESDSESKMADVKGSSAHTSAKDQDACRHVGGSKFYEVMEGTSVGDASIPSPTEKQDPTKPTESDDEEQMRDIDETAFASTVPLSPVSDVDQECTVFCGVSYLGAQNIADPKSETDIQRIMKELSSMPENRDGIAVSISVPVCSQGLVVLYQAESNGVMARYAVNRISFYARGAVGSPVASCFAFTWSHGETKESAVYRCHVFRCHIAEAVSQVSSCFAKAFERIPRSMASSLIGDSSAAPSMTGSLTEGSGPAAPPMQLMHVLECSVDIKETDAKGSFSHVPKERLGYKLRGGIDKQVTINVKQVTNNVPTDSDDMTPSYTGGLFIERCFGILLAPGRSVKHSDMQLLEMVSGASGGSGCSVCALWNAGESALAAFNVAGGDGAPAFMSMALDLVIRGIRDPLRLVIETPVKVYPPSERFWYYSKRPLVQQFYINLRESADSLGQLQYEVASVDTSGELDRSRLNLPLSLSSLLPSPLSAAPAPPSPSEADSDGDEPLLSGTGEVSKDCGEDVLENWAQVLRSWAGPRPRALGPLVRAGVPEALRGEVWLRLADVDQNHKLMETYRTLISKDCPFEAVIQRDIARTFPAHDFFREAGGLGQDSLLRMARAYAVYDHEVGYCQGLSFLAATLLLHMPEEQAFCLLVRLMYGYGLRELYKDGFEALYMRLHQLDRLMEEQLSDLRAHFRELGVEPHMFASQWFLTVFTARFPLPLVYHILDVFLLQGVDTLFQVSLALLTRCKKDLMQHDFEGVLKYFRVTLPKKCRAEESSRQIVKLACGIKVKRLPKYQLEYEKFIKESAEEEKINAELERLKVINAQLQQDKDTLEKQLAQSRNKLEEARKESGHHSAVARDYREICGRLDRQLHRLQDCTKSCVGCGLKLAQWDEEERRAGESEEKTWSEAEARLKQRVRELELELAQVKLAHVQAQCSNQELSHRLNSALNEMQSAMNQKQAVAPWLVRTLGH
- the LOC125063295 gene encoding rab GTPase-activating protein 1-like isoform X2, with amino-acid sequence MHKPCQSHKGKKKKKINAMSCGVRGRISFLKVQIVMEFSSHTNEVLDPVEIDFFSDRSRTPSPTPVLTSNVCCDLEDILSDAISESLQGSLRVSCSQLINQELTIRPEANIESNVPEGLDLYTVIYEVESDSESKMADVKGSSAHTSAKDQDACRHVGGSKFYEVMEGTSVGDASIPSPTEKQDPTKPTESDDEVSDVDQECTVFCGVSYLGAQNIADPKSETDIQRIMKELSSMPENRDGIAVSISVPVCSQGLVVLYQAESNGVMARYAVNRISFYARGAVGSPVASCFAFTWSHGETKESAVYRCHVFRCHIAEAVSQVSSCFAKAFERIPRSMASSLIGDSSAAPSMTGSLTEGSGPAAPPMQLMHVLECSVDIKETDAKGSFSHVPKERLGYKLRGGIDKQVTINVKQVTNNVPTDSDDMTPSYTGGLFIERCFGILLAPGRSVKHSDMQLLEMVSGASGGSGCSVCALWNAGESALAAFNVAGGDGAPAFMSMALDLVIRGIRDPLRLVIETPVKVYPPSERFWYYSKRPLVQQFYINLRESADSLGQLQYEVASVDTSGELDRSRLNLPLSLSSLLPSPLSAAPAPPSPSEADSDGDEPLLSGTGEVSKDCGEDVLENWAQVLRSWAGPRPRALGPLVRAGVPEALRGEVWLRLADVDQNHKLMETYRTLISKDCPFEAVIQRDIARTFPAHDFFREAGGLGQDSLLRMARAYAVYDHEVGYCQGLSFLAATLLLHMPEEQAFCLLVRLMYGYGLRELYKDGFEALYMRLHQLDRLMEEQLSDLRAHFRELGVEPHMFASQWFLTVFTARFPLPLVYHILDVFLLQGVDTLFQVSLALLTRCKKDLMQHDFEGVLKYFRVTLPKKCRAEESSRQIVKLACGIKVKRLPKYQLEYEKFIKESAEEEKINAELERLKVINAQLQQDKDTLEKQLAQSRNKLEEARKESGHHSAVARDYREICGRLDRQLHRLQDCTKSCVGCGLKLAQWDEEERRAGESEEKTWSEAEARLKQRVRELELELAQVKLAHVQAQCSNQELSHRLNSALNEMQSAMNQKQAVAPWLVRTLGSIVEAAQSRPSFQTYLPNSSSEPTPPVRRRPHPGPRGPGERRVSEPRSPDVVRRTRDPNAERRSSLVEPGVSGGEREANRRSCDATTVRNLSLG
- the LOC125063295 gene encoding rab GTPase-activating protein 1-like isoform X3, coding for MEFSSHTNEVLDPVEIDFFSDRSRTPSPTPVLTSNVCCDLEDILSDAISESLQGSLRVSCSQLINQELTIRPEANIESNVPEGLDLYTVIYEVESDSESKMADVKGSSAHTSAKDQDACRHVGGSKFYEVMEGTSVGDASIPSPTEKQDPTKPTESDDEEQMRDIDETAFASTVPLSPVSDVDQECTVFCGVSYLGAQNIADPKSETDIQRIMKELSSMPENRDGIAVSISVPVCSQGLVVLYQAESNGVMARYAVNRISFYARGAVGSPVASCFAFTWSHGETKESAVYRCHVFRCHIAEAVSQVSSCFAKAFERIPRSMASSLIGDSSAAPSMTGSLTEGSGPAAPPMQLMHVLECSVDIKETDAKGSFSHVPKERLGYKLRGGIDKQVTINVKQVTNNVPTDSDDMTPSYTGGLFIERCFGILLAPGRSVKHSDMQLLEMVSGASGGSGCSVCALWNAGESALAAFNVAGGDGAPAFMSMALDLVIRGIRDPLRLVIETPVKVYPPSERFWYYSKRPLVQQFYINLRESADSLGQLQYEVASVDTSGELDRSRLNLPLSLSSLLPSPLSAAPAPPSPSEADSDGDEPLLSGTGEVSKDCGEDVLENWAQVLRSWAGPRPRALGPLVRAGVPEALRGEVWLRLADVDQNHKLMETYRTLISKDCPFEAVIQRDIARTFPAHDFFREAGGLGQDSLLRMARAYAVYDHEVGYCQGLSFLAATLLLHMPEEQAFCLLVRLMYGYGLRELYKDGFEALYMRLHQLDRLMEEQLSDLRAHFRELGVEPHMFASQWFLTVFTARFPLPLVYHILDVFLLQGVDTLFQVSLALLTRCKKDLMQHDFEGVLKYFRVTLPKKCRAEESSRQIVKLACGIKVKRLPKYQLEYEKFIKESAEEEKINAELERLKVINAQLQQDKDTLEKQLAQSRNKLEEARKESGHHSAVARDYREICGRLDRQLHRLQDCTKSCVGCGLKLAQWDEEERRAGESEEKTWSEAEARLKQRVRELELELAQVKLAHVQAQCSNQELSHRLNSALNEMQSAMNQKQAVAPWLVRTLGSIVEAAQSRPSFQTYLPNSSSEPTPPVRRRPHPGPRGPGERRVSEPRSPDVVRRTRDPNAERRSSLVEPGVSGGEREANRRSCDATTVRNLSLG
- the LOC125063295 gene encoding rab GTPase-activating protein 1-like isoform X1, giving the protein MHKPCQSHKGKKKKKINAMSCGVRGRISFLKVQIVMEFSSHTNEVLDPVEIDFFSDRSRTPSPTPVLTSNVCCDLEDILSDAISESLQGSLRVSCSQLINQELTIRPEANIESNVPEGLDLYTVIYEVESDSESKMADVKGSSAHTSAKDQDACRHVGGSKFYEVMEGTSVGDASIPSPTEKQDPTKPTESDDEEQMRDIDETAFASTVPLSPVSDVDQECTVFCGVSYLGAQNIADPKSETDIQRIMKELSSMPENRDGIAVSISVPVCSQGLVVLYQAESNGVMARYAVNRISFYARGAVGSPVASCFAFTWSHGETKESAVYRCHVFRCHIAEAVSQVSSCFAKAFERIPRSMASSLIGDSSAAPSMTGSLTEGSGPAAPPMQLMHVLECSVDIKETDAKGSFSHVPKERLGYKLRGGIDKQVTINVKQVTNNVPTDSDDMTPSYTGGLFIERCFGILLAPGRSVKHSDMQLLEMVSGASGGSGCSVCALWNAGESALAAFNVAGGDGAPAFMSMALDLVIRGIRDPLRLVIETPVKVYPPSERFWYYSKRPLVQQFYINLRESADSLGQLQYEVASVDTSGELDRSRLNLPLSLSSLLPSPLSAAPAPPSPSEADSDGDEPLLSGTGEVSKDCGEDVLENWAQVLRSWAGPRPRALGPLVRAGVPEALRGEVWLRLADVDQNHKLMETYRTLISKDCPFEAVIQRDIARTFPAHDFFREAGGLGQDSLLRMARAYAVYDHEVGYCQGLSFLAATLLLHMPEEQAFCLLVRLMYGYGLRELYKDGFEALYMRLHQLDRLMEEQLSDLRAHFRELGVEPHMFASQWFLTVFTARFPLPLVYHILDVFLLQGVDTLFQVSLALLTRCKKDLMQHDFEGVLKYFRVTLPKKCRAEESSRQIVKLACGIKVKRLPKYQLEYEKFIKESAEEEKINAELERLKVINAQLQQDKDTLEKQLAQSRNKLEEARKESGHHSAVARDYREICGRLDRQLHRLQDCTKSCVGCGLKLAQWDEEERRAGESEEKTWSEAEARLKQRVRELELELAQVKLAHVQAQCSNQELSHRLNSALNEMQSAMNQKQAVAPWLVRTLGSIVEAAQSRPSFQTYLPNSSSEPTPPVRRRPHPGPRGPGERRVSEPRSPDVVRRTRDPNAERRSSLVEPGVSGGEREANRRSCDATTVRNLSLG
- the LOC125063295 gene encoding rab GTPase-activating protein 1-like isoform X5, whose translation is MTLGHRRFSEFSFVDACRHVGGSKFYEVMEGTSVGDASIPSPTEKQDPTKPTESDDEEQMRDIDETAFASTVPLSPVSDVDQECTVFCGVSYLGAQNIADPKSETDIQRIMKELSSMPENRDGIAVSISVPVCSQGLVVLYQAESNGVMARYAVNRISFYARGAVGSPVASCFAFTWSHGETKESAVYRCHVFRCHIAEAVSQVSSCFAKAFERIPRSMASSLIGDSSAAPSMTGSLTEGSGPAAPPMQLMHVLECSVDIKETDAKGSFSHVPKERLGYKLRGGIDKQVTINVKQVTNNVPTDSDDMTPSYTGGLFIERCFGILLAPGRSVKHSDMQLLEMVSGASGGSGCSVCALWNAGESALAAFNVAGGDGAPAFMSMALDLVIRGIRDPLRLVIETPVKVYPPSERFWYYSKRPLVQQFYINLRESADSLGQLQYEVASVDTSGELDRSRLNLPLSLSSLLPSPLSAAPAPPSPSEADSDGDEPLLSGTGEVSKDCGEDVLENWAQVLRSWAGPRPRALGPLVRAGVPEALRGEVWLRLADVDQNHKLMETYRTLISKDCPFEAVIQRDIARTFPAHDFFREAGGLGQDSLLRMARAYAVYDHEVGYCQGLSFLAATLLLHMPEEQAFCLLVRLMYGYGLRELYKDGFEALYMRLHQLDRLMEEQLSDLRAHFRELGVEPHMFASQWFLTVFTARFPLPLVYHILDVFLLQGVDTLFQVSLALLTRCKKDLMQHDFEGVLKYFRVTLPKKCRAEESSRQIVKLACGIKVKRLPKYQLEYEKFIKESAEEEKINAELERLKVINAQLQQDKDTLEKQLAQSRNKLEEARKESGHHSAVARDYREICGRLDRQLHRLQDCTKSCVGCGLKLAQWDEEERRAGESEEKTWSEAEARLKQRVRELELELAQVKLAHVQAQCSNQELSHRLNSALNEMQSAMNQKQAVAPWLVRTLGSIVEAAQSRPSFQTYLPNSSSEPTPPVRRRPHPGPRGPGERRVSEPRSPDVVRRTRDPNAERRSSLVEPGVSGGEREANRRSCDATTVRNLSLG
- the LOC125063295 gene encoding rab GTPase-activating protein 1-like isoform X6; amino-acid sequence: MYAKVVIKDACRHVGGSKFYEVMEGTSVGDASIPSPTEKQDPTKPTESDDEEQMRDIDETAFASTVPLSPVSDVDQECTVFCGVSYLGAQNIADPKSETDIQRIMKELSSMPENRDGIAVSISVPVCSQGLVVLYQAESNGVMARYAVNRISFYARGAVGSPVASCFAFTWSHGETKESAVYRCHVFRCHIAEAVSQVSSCFAKAFERIPRSMASSLIGDSSAAPSMTGSLTEGSGPAAPPMQLMHVLECSVDIKETDAKGSFSHVPKERLGYKLRGGIDKQVTINVKQVTNNVPTDSDDMTPSYTGGLFIERCFGILLAPGRSVKHSDMQLLEMVSGASGGSGCSVCALWNAGESALAAFNVAGGDGAPAFMSMALDLVIRGIRDPLRLVIETPVKVYPPSERFWYYSKRPLVQQFYINLRESADSLGQLQYEVASVDTSGELDRSRLNLPLSLSSLLPSPLSAAPAPPSPSEADSDGDEPLLSGTGEVSKDCGEDVLENWAQVLRSWAGPRPRALGPLVRAGVPEALRGEVWLRLADVDQNHKLMETYRTLISKDCPFEAVIQRDIARTFPAHDFFREAGGLGQDSLLRMARAYAVYDHEVGYCQGLSFLAATLLLHMPEEQAFCLLVRLMYGYGLRELYKDGFEALYMRLHQLDRLMEEQLSDLRAHFRELGVEPHMFASQWFLTVFTARFPLPLVYHILDVFLLQGVDTLFQVSLALLTRCKKDLMQHDFEGVLKYFRVTLPKKCRAEESSRQIVKLACGIKVKRLPKYQLEYEKFIKESAEEEKINAELERLKVINAQLQQDKDTLEKQLAQSRNKLEEARKESGHHSAVARDYREICGRLDRQLHRLQDCTKSCVGCGLKLAQWDEEERRAGESEEKTWSEAEARLKQRVRELELELAQVKLAHVQAQCSNQELSHRLNSALNEMQSAMNQKQAVAPWLVRTLGSIVEAAQSRPSFQTYLPNSSSEPTPPVRRRPHPGPRGPGERRVSEPRSPDVVRRTRDPNAERRSSLVEPGVSGGEREANRRSCDATTVRNLSLG